One part of the candidate division TA06 bacterium genome encodes these proteins:
- a CDS encoding glycosyltransferase family 4 protein yields MKVLFFDHSPVYGGAEQSLLSILPALKPPIAPVLLVLPDSILVKKARELKIRFRTINLSPRLASLPQARLAKNIFNPLLWRDISRTKRALADAVQKEKADLVYANTLKSVILLGLCSKKIPQPQVWHIRDIVSGLPAVLLWRVGRISSPKVIAVSRVAAGQPALKFSATAPTVIHNGIDQEKWIFDSRQQKPDEVKARLGIKPGESLIGVFGQLSAWKGQEHAIQALAHLKRRGFLCKLLLAGDAIFAGQGYPEKLKSLAGSLNISEDVIFSGWLENAAPYMMAADIIVHTPVKPEPFGRVLIEAMALGKPVVAIKNGGIPEIIDHGRSGLLLESHQELPFVLERLLCQPAQAKALGDEARRQVELRFKLSDTVSRVSDFLTGAFSNISRTSLKGFEIL; encoded by the coding sequence GTGAAGGTATTATTTTTTGATCATTCACCGGTTTACGGCGGGGCCGAGCAAAGCCTGCTTTCAATTTTACCGGCCTTAAAACCGCCAATAGCGCCGGTTTTGCTGGTTTTACCCGACAGCATTCTGGTTAAAAAAGCCCGGGAACTGAAAATAAGATTCCGGACGATAAACTTAAGCCCCAGGCTTGCCTCTTTGCCCCAGGCCCGGCTGGCAAAAAATATTTTTAATCCGCTTTTATGGAGGGATATCTCCCGGACCAAAAGGGCTTTGGCAGATGCGGTTCAAAAAGAAAAAGCCGACTTGGTTTATGCCAATACCCTGAAATCCGTCATCCTGCTGGGTCTCTGCAGCAAAAAGATCCCCCAGCCGCAGGTGTGGCATATCCGAGATATCGTCTCCGGCCTGCCGGCGGTTTTGCTGTGGCGGGTTGGCCGGATCAGCAGTCCCAAAGTCATAGCTGTTTCCCGGGTTGCCGCCGGCCAGCCGGCTTTGAAGTTCAGCGCCACTGCTCCGACAGTGATCCACAATGGAATAGATCAGGAAAAATGGATATTTGACAGCCGACAGCAAAAGCCTGACGAGGTCAAAGCCCGGTTGGGAATTAAGCCGGGAGAATCTTTGATTGGCGTTTTTGGCCAGCTTTCGGCCTGGAAGGGGCAGGAACACGCCATCCAGGCCTTGGCCCACCTTAAGCGGCGGGGATTTTTGTGCAAACTGCTTTTGGCCGGTGACGCCATTTTTGCCGGGCAGGGATATCCTGAAAAACTGAAGAGTTTAGCCGGATCCTTGAATATCTCCGAAGATGTGATATTTTCCGGCTGGTTAGAAAACGCCGCTCCCTATATGATGGCGGCCGATATCATTGTTCACACTCCGGTAAAGCCGGAGCCTTTCGGCCGGGTGCTGATCGAGGCCATGGCTTTGGGCAAGCCGGTGGTGGCCATTAAAAACGGAGGGATTCCCGAGATCATCGACCACGGGCGGAGCGGATTGCTGCTGGAAAGCCACCAGGAACTGCCTTTTGTGCTGGAACGGCTTTTATGCCAGCCGGCCCAGGCCAAGGCTTTGGGTGATGAAGCCCGGCGCCAGGTTGAATTGAGGTTCAAGCTGTCGGATACGGTTTCAAGAGTCTCGGATTTCTTAACGGGGGCGTTCTCAAATATTTCCAGAACAAGTTTAAAGGGTTTTGAAATTTTGTAG
- the asnB gene encoding asparagine synthase (glutamine-hydrolyzing): MCGICGIVSLGREGPPVDSKELLRIRDRMAVRGPDEAGLWTSPDRKAALGHRRLSIIDLSRQASQPMTDDSGRYAIVFNGEIYNYRDLQRQLSGSGHKFRSNSDTEVLLALYAQMGAGMLDSLRGMFALAIWDDSDKRLFLARDHFGIKPLYYSRDGRYFRFASQVKALLAGGKISSRADQAGQAGFLTLGYVPEPHTTFESIQALPAGTAKMIGRSGRERDIKYFELTNELTGAEVSFKESFQPALPVEELQSAFRDSVNYHLVSDVPVGVFLSSGVDSTTIAALASEHKADIKTVTLGFAEFKGKENDEVPLAEKTAALLETDHTSSWISRSDFTGQLEKLLEAMDQPSIDGVNTYFVSRAASQIGLKVALSGLGGDELCGSYSSFRHIPQMTAWFKGWKDHRKLAGNIRRLASPMLKSFISPKYAGLFEYGGSYGGAYLLRRGLFMPWELPGLMGKDEAERGWADLNLLNRLENAVEPIKAPRLKVAALELSWYMKNQLLKDSDWAGMAHSLEIRAPWVDVKLFRALLPFMARGKVDKTSLLSSVINTLPPEIRSRKRTGFSVPVRNWLMEEIPARRKAWGLRDWARLLHNKWVNI, encoded by the coding sequence ATGTGCGGCATCTGCGGGATAGTGTCTCTCGGCCGGGAAGGACCGCCGGTGGATTCGAAAGAACTGCTGAGGATACGCGACAGGATGGCCGTCCGGGGGCCGGACGAAGCGGGGTTGTGGACTTCGCCTGACCGCAAAGCGGCCTTGGGCCACCGCCGACTTTCCATCATAGACCTGAGCCGGCAGGCGTCCCAGCCCATGACCGACGACAGCGGGCGATACGCCATAGTCTTTAACGGCGAGATATACAACTACCGGGACCTGCAAAGGCAGCTGTCCGGGTCGGGCCATAAATTCAGGAGCAACAGCGACACCGAGGTTTTGCTGGCCCTGTATGCCCAGATGGGCGCCGGCATGCTGGATTCTTTGCGGGGAATGTTCGCCCTGGCCATCTGGGATGACAGTGATAAGCGCCTTTTCCTGGCCCGGGATCATTTCGGCATAAAACCGCTGTATTACTCAAGGGACGGCAGATATTTCCGTTTTGCCTCCCAAGTCAAGGCCCTGCTGGCCGGAGGCAAGATCTCAAGCCGGGCAGACCAGGCTGGGCAGGCCGGTTTTCTGACCCTGGGGTATGTGCCGGAGCCCCACACTACATTTGAAAGCATCCAGGCTTTGCCGGCCGGGACTGCCAAAATGATCGGCCGATCGGGCCGGGAACGGGACATAAAGTATTTCGAGCTGACTAATGAATTAACCGGAGCCGAAGTATCTTTTAAGGAATCCTTTCAACCGGCTCTCCCCGTGGAAGAATTACAGTCAGCCTTCAGGGATTCCGTAAATTATCACTTGGTTTCGGACGTGCCGGTGGGGGTGTTTCTTTCATCCGGAGTAGATTCCACCACAATCGCTGCTTTGGCCTCCGAGCATAAAGCCGATATCAAAACAGTGACCCTGGGCTTTGCCGAATTTAAGGGAAAAGAAAACGACGAAGTCCCTCTGGCCGAAAAGACGGCCGCTTTGTTAGAGACCGATCATACTTCAAGTTGGATATCCCGGAGCGATTTTACCGGGCAACTGGAAAAACTGCTGGAAGCCATGGATCAACCCTCTATCGACGGAGTCAACACTTACTTTGTCAGCCGGGCGGCCTCTCAGATAGGACTAAAAGTTGCATTGTCTGGGCTAGGCGGAGATGAACTGTGCGGCAGCTATTCCAGCTTCAGGCATATTCCCCAAATGACCGCTTGGTTCAAAGGCTGGAAGGATCATCGCAAATTGGCTGGAAATATCCGCCGGCTGGCTAGTCCGATGTTAAAATCTTTTATCTCTCCCAAATATGCCGGGCTTTTTGAATACGGGGGGTCTTATGGCGGGGCATATCTCTTAAGAAGGGGGCTTTTTATGCCCTGGGAATTGCCGGGACTAATGGGAAAAGATGAGGCCGAAAGGGGCTGGGCCGATTTGAACTTATTAAACCGCCTGGAGAACGCAGTGGAGCCGATAAAGGCTCCCCGCCTGAAAGTTGCCGCGCTGGAGCTCTCCTGGTATATGAAAAACCAGCTTTTGAAGGATTCGGACTGGGCCGGCATGGCCCATTCCCTGGAGATTAGGGCGCCCTGGGTGGATGTAAAACTTTTCCGGGCCCTGTTGCCGTTCATGGCAAGGGGGAAAGTGGATAAAACCTCATTGCTTTCCAGCGTCATCAACACATTGCCGCCTGAAATAAGAAGCAGAAAAAGAACCGGTTTCTCGGTTCCGGTCAGAAACTGGCTGATGGAAGAAATCCCGGCCCGCCGCAAGGCGTGGGGATTGAGAGATTGGGCCAGACTTTTACACAATAAATGGGTTAATATATGA
- a CDS encoding SLBB domain-containing protein, translating to MKETLKNLFFIAALLFFQSALAQDAAKAITEAGLTVPDAVDKAKEVGYSDQEILKAIEQAKNEGKVPVEQPSVPDEKRIKETLGLSRTFQEIQNAVFESYNIITTPKYRLFALPPFGYEIFNNPPASFEPLDYGPADPNYQIGPGDELAVSLYGDVQYSNTFKVDREGKITIPEAGIIIVNGETLAAASKKIVERLSLVYSGIRSRSISADITLGKLKRIKIFVMGEVRQPGGFTISSTNTAFTALYYAAGPTNQGSLRRVQVLRNNKTIATIDLYDLILKGKKDSDIRLQNGDVVYVPLAPKKVAIPRGVYRPGIYEPLPGEGLKAVLALAGGLRPDAYTDIIQINRTGKDGLVKLIDLPSKEIAGSAAEYDLESEDVIGIYKVPEGVDNIVQINGLVLIPGTYQITDSTTLGDLITKAGGLLKIAYQPRAEVSRILFYARPESTVTFILNLDSEADLSFPLKFRDKVIVRQDPDYHLQKGVTIDGMVHFPGYYSLTAEGERLSSVIKRAGGLKPLAYPEGSIFSRAGAGQIDVNLAKALSNNGSLHDVVMRDGDALSVPEMPSTVNVIGAVRFPVNTLYERGQGYKYYLEKVGGATEEADRKRITVRLPNGRNMKPKTFFGLVQRDIPPGASIIVPRKKESTDINWGDVLQNTAAIISTAVMTIAVIRQYK from the coding sequence ATGAAAGAAACATTGAAGAATCTATTTTTTATAGCTGCGCTGCTGTTCTTCCAAAGCGCCCTGGCTCAGGATGCGGCCAAGGCAATCACTGAGGCCGGCCTGACGGTTCCTGACGCGGTTGATAAGGCCAAAGAGGTTGGTTATTCCGACCAGGAAATCCTCAAAGCCATTGAACAGGCCAAAAATGAGGGAAAGGTTCCGGTGGAGCAGCCATCTGTTCCGGATGAAAAGAGAATCAAAGAAACTCTTGGCCTAAGCCGGACTTTTCAAGAAATACAAAATGCCGTCTTCGAAAGCTACAATATCATAACGACCCCCAAATACAGGCTGTTTGCCCTGCCGCCGTTTGGCTACGAGATATTCAACAATCCCCCTGCCAGCTTTGAGCCGCTGGACTACGGTCCGGCCGATCCCAACTACCAGATCGGCCCGGGCGATGAATTGGCCGTAAGCCTTTACGGAGACGTCCAGTATTCCAACACTTTTAAGGTTGACCGCGAAGGAAAGATCACCATACCCGAGGCGGGTATTATTATCGTTAACGGAGAGACTTTGGCCGCGGCAAGCAAAAAGATCGTCGAACGGCTGTCATTGGTCTATTCAGGCATAAGATCCAGGTCAATATCGGCAGACATAACGCTGGGAAAACTAAAACGGATCAAGATATTCGTCATGGGCGAGGTTCGGCAGCCCGGTGGCTTTACCATCTCCAGCACCAACACCGCTTTTACCGCCCTTTATTATGCCGCCGGTCCGACCAATCAGGGATCCCTGCGGAGGGTGCAGGTCCTGCGGAACAATAAAACCATTGCCACTATTGACCTGTACGATCTGATCCTCAAAGGTAAAAAGGACAGCGATATCCGGCTGCAGAATGGGGATGTGGTCTACGTGCCCCTGGCCCCCAAAAAGGTTGCCATTCCCAGAGGGGTTTACCGTCCGGGCATCTACGAGCCTTTGCCCGGGGAAGGTTTAAAGGCGGTCCTGGCGTTGGCCGGAGGCTTGCGCCCCGATGCCTACACCGATATCATCCAGATCAACCGCACCGGCAAGGACGGACTTGTCAAACTGATAGACCTGCCCTCTAAGGAAATTGCCGGATCCGCCGCCGAATATGACCTGGAGAGCGAGGACGTGATAGGCATTTACAAGGTGCCGGAAGGGGTGGACAATATCGTCCAGATCAACGGATTGGTGCTGATACCGGGGACCTATCAGATAACCGACAGCACTACCCTGGGGGATCTGATAACCAAGGCCGGCGGCCTGCTGAAGATTGCCTATCAACCGCGGGCCGAAGTATCGCGGATACTGTTTTATGCCCGGCCCGAGTCGACGGTTACCTTCATCCTTAACCTAGACAGCGAGGCCGACCTGTCCTTTCCCCTGAAATTCCGGGACAAGGTGATCGTAAGACAGGATCCCGATTACCACTTACAGAAGGGGGTCACCATCGACGGGATGGTCCATTTCCCGGGATATTATTCGCTGACCGCCGAGGGCGAGAGGCTCTCCAGCGTCATCAAGCGGGCCGGGGGACTGAAGCCGCTGGCTTACCCCGAGGGAAGCATTTTTAGCCGGGCCGGGGCGGGGCAGATAGACGTCAACCTGGCTAAGGCCCTGAGCAATAATGGCAGCCTGCATGATGTGGTAATGCGAGACGGCGATGCGCTGTCGGTCCCGGAGATGCCATCCACGGTGAATGTCATTGGCGCGGTGCGGTTTCCGGTCAATACTCTCTACGAACGGGGGCAGGGGTATAAGTACTACCTGGAAAAGGTGGGCGGCGCCACCGAAGAGGCCGACCGTAAAAGGATAACCGTCAGGCTGCCCAACGGGCGCAATATGAAGCCAAAAACTTTCTTTGGGCTGGTTCAAAGGGATATTCCTCCCGGCGCCTCGATCATCGTGCCCCGGAAAAAGGAAAGCACAGACATCAACTGGGGCGATGTCCTCCAAAATACAGCGGCAATTATATCGACTGCCGTAATGACCATAGCGGTAATCCGACAATATAAATAA
- a CDS encoding FkbM family methyltransferase, with product MKLVRVCDHTFICDWLNDNSVLLDCGVNHGDFSKWIEMNIGCSIYGFEPDPGLFIHLPQIAKAQFFPVAILDKIGEMPLNLGTNICSSLIFKETPKQDVRRVKTTTLESFCQQRNIQQIDFLKLDIERAEIGVLENVKPDMLRQIVQITVEFHDHLDIRERPKIKRVIKRLNRLGFYCIRFSFFKYTDTLFINSYLAPLSPIDLLWLNVKSFSLGLKRYMYRMFMRK from the coding sequence ATGAAATTGGTCCGAGTCTGCGATCATACATTCATCTGCGATTGGCTGAATGATAATTCCGTATTATTGGATTGCGGGGTGAATCATGGCGATTTCTCCAAGTGGATAGAAATGAACATTGGGTGTTCTATCTATGGTTTTGAGCCTGACCCGGGGTTGTTTATACATCTTCCGCAAATAGCCAAGGCTCAGTTTTTCCCCGTTGCCATTTTAGATAAGATAGGCGAGATGCCCTTGAATTTAGGCACAAATATTTGCAGCAGCTTAATATTCAAAGAAACTCCGAAGCAGGATGTTCGGCGGGTAAAAACAACAACCTTGGAAAGCTTTTGTCAGCAACGTAATATTCAACAGATAGACTTTTTGAAATTGGATATTGAAAGAGCTGAAATCGGAGTGCTTGAAAATGTGAAACCCGATATGTTGCGACAGATTGTTCAAATAACGGTGGAATTCCATGACCATCTTGACATAAGGGAAAGACCGAAAATAAAAAGGGTGATTAAGAGGCTGAACAGGTTGGGCTTTTATTGTATTCGTTTCTCCTTTTTTAAATATACGGACACTCTTTTCATCAATAGTTATTTAGCTCCCTTATCACCAATTGATCTGTTATGGCTTAATGTAAAAAGCTTTTCCCTGGGTCTAAAAAGATATATGTATAGAATGTTTATGCGAAAATAA